A genome region from Erigeron canadensis isolate Cc75 chromosome 3, C_canadensis_v1, whole genome shotgun sequence includes the following:
- the LOC122594240 gene encoding pentatricopeptide repeat-containing protein At1g80150, mitochondrial: protein MRKNMLSLRLYRKFTTNNKFTSFVSHWNDNNNNNNINITPNNVNKSPSLNLAPEPDNLKPERKPDALFHLDNKKLNNRLTKPPINVEEPALLKLKAERNPKKLFNLFKENARNHLVVENMVAFEDTVGRLAGAGRFDYIEELLEEQKRLPQGRREGFVIRIIMLYGRAGMAKHAFKTFKDMEIYGCKKSVKSVNAVLKVLGKTGDLKAFELFLGDVCCECGFELDVVSLNIVIDTFCRMGVPQKGYMVMEKSGIKPDVVTFTTLISAFYKLNQAEIGNGLWNLMVMKGCLPNLATFNARVQFLVNKGRAWQANSLMGMMRYIGVRPDEVTFNLVIKGFCRAGYIDMAKRVYSAFHDEGYKPNARIYQTMMHYLCKEGEIDFAFTICRSSMEKNWFPSVDSIFQLLHGLRATGKIDKARFILYLVHKKVPPFSSNQLDHMESFLKTR from the coding sequence ATGAGAAAAAATATGCTCTCACTGCGATTATATCGCAAATTCACTACTAATAACAAATTCACAAGTTTTGTATCTCATTggaatgataataataacaataataatattaatattactcCCAACAATGTTAACAAATCTCCGTCCTTAAATTTAGCACCCGAACCCGATAACCTAAAACCGGAACGAAAACCTGATGCATTGTTTCATTTGGATAACAAAAAGTTAAATAACCGACTTACGAAACCACCGATAAATGTAGAGGAACCCGCGTTACTGAAGCTAAAGGCGGAACGAAACCCTAAGAAATTGTTTAACTTGTTTAAGGAAAATGCACGTAACCatcttgttgttgaaaacaTGGTTGCGTTTGAGGATACGGTTGGTAGGTTAGCTGGGGCGGGACGGTTTGATTATATTGAGGAATTGTTGGAGGAACAAAAGAGGTTGCCGCAGGGTCGGCGTGAAGGGTTTGTGATTAGGATTATTATGTTGTACGGGAGGGCCGGAATGGCTAAACATGCGTTTAAGACGTTTAAGGATATGGAGATTTACGGGTGTAAGAAGAGTGTTAAGTCGGTTAATGCGGTTCTTAAGGTTTTGGGGAAAACGGGTGATTTGAAAGCGTTTGAGTTGTTTCTTGGTGATGTTTGTTGCGAATGTGGTTTTGAACTTGATGTTGTTTCGTTGAATATTGTGATAGATACGTTTTGTCGGATGGGTGTTCCTCAAAAAGGGTATATGGTTATGGAAAAATCGGGGATTAAGCCGGATGTGGTTACGTTTACGACTCTTATATCGGCTTTTTATAAGTTGAATCAAGCGGAAATTGGAAATGGGTTATGGAATCTTATGGTGATGAAAGGGTGTTTACCAAATTTAGCAACTTTTAATGCTCGGGTTCAGTTTTTGGTGAATAAAGGACGTGCTTGGCAGGCGAATAGTTTAATGGGTATGATGCGTTATATTGGAGTTAGACCCGATGAGGTTACGTTTAATTTGGTGATAAAAGGGTTTTGCAGAGCGGGGTATATTGATATGGCTAAAAGGGTTTACTCTGCTTTCCATGATGAGGGTTACAAGCCGAATGCTAGGATTTATCAGACAATGATGCATTATTTATGTAAAGAAGGTGAAATCGACTTTGCATTTACCATATGCAGAAGTAGTATGGAAAAGAATTGGTTTCCAAGCGTCGACAGTATTTTTCAACTACTTCATGGGCTACGTGCCACTGGGAAGATTGACAAAGCTaggtttattttatatttggtgCACAAAAAAGTACCTCCTTTTTCTTCAAATCAGTTAGACCACATGGAATCATTTTTGAAAACGAGGTGA
- the LOC122593447 gene encoding psbP domain-containing protein 7, chloroplastic, whose protein sequence is MAIQHNFLNRIYMTQQNPSDRNDNLQDTTTYIPSNNLATTFRRRLLTGIGSASLVAIGANFIGTTSFLLGLSPETARNLKLDVLYPIKGYSRCINSEQGFEFIYPQNWVGDQTLLYRAAGKAERERSLDLPPVKRRRNVNEPVVAFGPPGSSGELNVSVIVSPVALDFSIEAFGGPKEVGEAIVKTITGSGRRPDIKGTLIKSNLREDISKKIKYYVLEFTVESPSFRRHNVAVCCTRGGRLFTLNAQTPETTWPMLRTDFYKIADSFILTA, encoded by the exons ATGGCAATTCAACATAATTTCTTAAACCGGATTTATATGACCCAACAAAATCCTAGTGACAGAAATGACAACTTGCAAGACACTACTACATATATCCCTTCCAACAATTTAGCAACGACATTTCGACGAAGGCTTCTGACTGGAATCGGGTCAGCTTCTTTAGTCGCCATTGGTGCCAACTTCATCGGTACAACTAGTTTTCTTCTTGGTTTGTCACCCGAAACTGCCCGTAATCTCAAACTTGATGTGCTTTATCCCATCAAAGGTTATAGCCGGTGCATCAATTCTGAACAAGGCTTTG AATTTATATACCCACAAAATTGGGTTGGAGATCAGACCTTATTGTATAGGGCAGCTGGGAAGGCAGAGAGGGAAAGATCACTTGATTTGCCACCAGTGAAACGTCGTAGGAATGTAAATGAACCGGTTGTTGCCTTTGGTCCACCCGGGTCGAGTGGTGAGCTCAACGTTAGCGTCATTGTCTCGCCAGTTGCTCTTGATTTCTC AATTGAGGCATTTGGAGGTCCAAAAGAGGTAGGAGAAGCAATCGTTAAGACAATTACAGGGTCTGGTCGACGACCAGATATCAAAGGGACACTCATAAAGTCAAACTTAAGAGAAGACATATCCAAAAAAATCAAGTACTATGTGCTAGAATTCACGGTAGAAAGCCCTTCATTTAGGCGCCACAACGTGGCAGTATGTTGTACTCGTGGTGGACGCTTGTTCACTCTCAATGCACAAACGCCAGAAACAACATGGCCAATGCTCAGAACTGACTTTTACAAGATTGCGGATTCTTTTATCTTGACTGCTTAA
- the LOC122593133 gene encoding uncharacterized protein LOC122593133 encodes MNNYLVLFLVVVLTSTDLLSCTHSNKNVDQEIVMVIDDDNPSTQQMEQIIKAVDNRTNQVLQAGRFKLEDGKLLKLLRTTDGRENCYDEDQPCGAFHWCCGGLTCDGIVDGRCRRDPDDHCIEIDQPCGVRDPCCGHLRCDGFINGICRGPDYCIPVDSSCNSFHGIKCCDDALCDATNILPGNCRSKFYCLPPLSACPHPIFPSAWSCCFGSTCLYNQLTKDLRCM; translated from the exons atGAACAACTACCTGGTGTTGTTTTTAGTAGTTGTTCTCACGAGCACGGATTTGCTTTCGTGTACTCACTCTAATAAGAATGTCGACCAGGAGATCGTCATGGTCATTGACGACGATAATCCATCCACACAACAGATGGAGCAGATAATTAAG gCCGTCGACAATCGTACTAATCAAGTTCTTCAAGCTGGGCGATTCAAGTTGGAAGATGGGAAGTTGTTGAAACTTTTGCGGACCACAGATGGTAGAGAGAATTGTTACGACGAGGACCAGCCATGTGGGGCTTTTCACTGGTGCTGTGGTGGCTTGACATGTGACGGGATTGTTGACGGAAGATGCCGGCGAGACCCGGATGATCATTGTATTGAAATTGACCAGCCATGTGGGGTGCGTGACCCCTGCTGTGGTCACCTACGTTGTGACGGGTTTATTAATGGAATATGCCGAGGCCCGGATTACTGCATACCTGTAGACAGTTCTTGCAACTCATTCCACGGTATCAAATGTTGTGATGATGCGCTTTGTGACGCTACTAATATCTTACCCGGAAATTGCAGATCCAAGTTTTACTGCCTACCTCCATTGAGTGCATGCCCTCATCCGATTTTCCCGTCAGCATGGTCATGTTGTTTTGGTAGTACATGTCTATACAATCAACTCACTAAAGACTTGCGGTGTATGTAA